CGCCGACGACCGGCTCAAGGAGGAAAGGGAGCTGATCAACCAGGCACTGGACGACGCCCAGGCCATGCTCGGGGCACTGATCGGCTTCGCCACCTCCGCCCAGGAGGACGTCAACGAGATCTACAAGGTCGGGCAGCAGGCCGTGACCCTGCTGATGAGCATGGGCGACCTGGTGATCGGTTGGCTGCTGCTGCGCCAGGCCGAGCTGGGGCTGCGGGCCCTCGACGGCGGGGTCTCCGACAGGGACGCCGCGTTCTACAACGGCAAGGTGGCCGTGGCCCGCTTCTTCGCCAAGAACGTGCTGCCCGAGCTCTCCTCCAGGCGCCGCATCATCGAGTCCACCGACAACTCCCTGATGGAGGTCGACGAGTCCGCCTTCTGAGGTTCGGCGTCCCCTCCACGAAGAGAACTGTCCCCTGCGGTGCTGGCACACCGCAGGGGACGGTTCTCGTTCGACGTGCTCCGCGGGCTCGGCAGGACTTCGTCAGGCGTGTTCGTTCAGTGGTGCCGGGGGGCGCCCCCCGGCACCGAGACACACCACCCCGGAAACCGCCGAGTGAGCACCCCGCCGAGCCGAACGGAACACTTCTTCACGGACGGACGAGCACCTTCAACGACTCCCGCTCGGCCATGGCCGTGTAACCGGCGGGAACTCCGTCGAGGTCGGTCTCCCGGTCGAACACCCGCGCGGGGTCGAGCTTCCCGTACAGCACGTCGGGAAGCAGCTCGGGGATGTAGGCCCGCGCGGGGCAGACCCCACCGGCGAGTCCCACGTTGCGCCCGAACAGCTCGCGCACGTCCACGCCCTCGCCGTCCTGGGGGACACCGACGTAGCCGACCCGGCCACCGTCCCGTGCCAGCCGCAGCGAGGTCCGCAGCGAGTCCCCGGTACCCACGCACTCCAGGACCGAGTGGGTGCCCTCGCCCTTCGTCAGCTCCCGCACGTGTTCGACGGCCGCGTCCCCGCGCTCGGGAACCACGTGGGTGGCGCCGAGCTCGACGGCGAGGTTCGTGCGGTCGGTGTGCCTGCCCATGATGATGATCTGCTCGGCACCGAGCCTGCGGGCCGCCATCACCCCGCACAGCCCCACCGCACCGTCGCCGACGACCGTGGCGGTACCTCCGGGACGCACCCCGGACGACACCGCGGCGTGGTGCCCGGTCGGCAGCACGTCGGCCAAGGTCAGCAACGCGGGCAGGGACGCGTCGTCGTGCTCCGCCGGCAGCCGGACCAGGGTTCCCTCCGCGTGGGGGACCCGGACGGCCTCGCCCTGAGCGCCGTCCGAACCGGCCGAGCCCCACAGCCCTCCGTTCGCGCAGGAGGTGAACAGCTGTTCCCGGCAGTGGGCGCACTCCCCGTCGGACCACGTGAACGGGGAGACCACCAGGTCTCCCGCACGCAACCCGCTCACCTCGGAGCCGATCTCCTCGACCACGCCAACGAACTCGTGGCCGATCCGGCTGCTCGGCTGATCCTCGCCCATGCTGCGGTAGGGCCACAGATCGCTGCCGCAGATGCAGGTCAGGCCGACCCGCACGATCGCGTCGGTCGGCTCGGACAGCACCGGGTCGGGAACCTGTTCGACCCGTACGTCTCCTGCACCGTGAATAACAGCGGCACGCATGAAACCACTCCGTTTCGGGTTGAACCTCCTCCAAGGAGTTCACACGCCGAAGCGGCCGCTGAGATTCCCGCACACGCTATGTGACATCCCACCGTGGGATGCGTCCCACGGCGGAACGATCAGTCCTTGGGCTTCTCGGCGCACTCCACGACCGGCTGCGGCTCGTAAACGGTCTTCTCCCGGTTCCTGGTGACCTCCCCGGTGTCCAGGTTCTTCCGGACCCGGGTGTCGTGCACGGTGAAGCCCTCCTTCCCCTGGGTGGAGATGCACTCCTCCCCTGCGGGAACCGTCTTCTTCTCGGGCTTGACGACGTCGGTCTTGTCTCCGGTCTCGGACTTGACGTCGTACTGCTTGGTTCCCCAGAAGGTGACGGTGATCGAGTCCGGGGTCCACTTGGTCCGGATCAGGATTCCACTGTCGGAGACGTTCTTGAACTTCACGTCGATCACGCTGGTGCCGTCCGGGCGCTGGAACACCGTGGCCTCGCGCCCCATCGGGTAGCGACTTATGTAGTAGCTGTGCTCGGAGTGCTCGATGTCCTTCATCCCCGCGAAGTAGGAGGCGTTGAACAGGGTCGTCGCGAACTGGGATATGCCACCGCCGACGGCCTCGTCCGGGCGTCCGTTCTTGATGATGCCCGAGGCGATGTAGCCCTGCTCCTTCTGCCGAGTACCGGTGTGCCCGTTGAGGCTGAAGGTCTCACCCGGCTTGACGATCGCCCCGTCGACCTCCTGGGCGACCCTGCGGATGTTGGTACCCGAGTCCTTGCTGAAGCCCTTCGTGGTGAAGGTGCTCACCTTCTCCTCGATGCCGAGCGATTTGGCCTTCTCGGTGGTCAGCTCCGCCGGAACGTCGGTGTAGACCGCCTCGACGGTGTCGGAGCCGGAGTCGGTCAACATCTTGTTCAGCGGGGTGAAGGTCTTCTCCCAGTCGATCGCCCTGCCCTTCTCGGAGGGCTGGACCGTCGGCTTGCCGTTCTCGAACTCGAACGAGGCGCTCTTGCTCTCCTTCAGGGTCGACTTCAGCTGCGGCCGGGCGACCTCCTTGGCGCTGGGAACGTCCAGGTGCCATTTGAGCCCGCCCGAGTCGTTCGGCTCGAAGCGCAGCGCGGAAGCGATGTCGGCCGGGGCGAGGGTGGCCTGCACTCCGTCACCGTTGACGGTCACCGGTCCGGACACGGCGGGCTTGGCGACGTTCTCCAGCGCCCTGCGCACCCCGGCCTCGGTGGTTTTGACCTCCTGCGTGGTGAAGGGCAGCTCGACCGGCCCCTTGACCGCCCAGTCCCGCACGACCACGTCCATGGCCTGGTCGATGTCGACGTTGCGCCCGGTCACGGGGAACACGGGCGCGGGCTCGGACCCCTCGAAACGGATCGTTCCCTCCACCGGCTCGCGGTGCAGGTCGGAACGTGCCTGGCTCAGCTCGTTCCGGAGACTCTCCCGGTCCACATTGCTCACCGGGGTGACTTCACGGCTGGTGAAGAAGGAGGTGACCCGGGTGACCGGATTGAGTGGTTGCGATCCGGCCTCGTCCAGCGTCGCCTTCCAGTCCATCGACAGGCCTGCCGCCTCCGGTTCGAGGCTGCTCTGGGCCTTGCCCACCCGCAGTTCGACGGGATCGCTCAACGTGGTGTCGAGCTCGGAGCGCAGTTTCCGCTCGGCAGCCGCCCTGTCCAGCCCACCGACGTCGACGCCTGCCACCGTGGTGCCGCGCGGCACGGCGCCGCTGCTGAAGGCCAGGTCCCCGATGTAGAGCAGCGCCAGCACGCCGAGCGTGAGGCCCGCGGTGACCAGCGTGCGTAACAGCGTCCTGTTGCGGCCGGATCCTCCGCTGCCGCCGGCTGCCTCCGGTTGCTGCCCCGCCGCGGAGGCGCCCCAGGACATGCCGAACGGAGGTTCTGCGCTCTGCCCGGTCCGGTACTGCTCGGTCCCCGCCAGCGGGGACGGCTCGCCGCCCGGGTAGCCGGACATCGCCTGCGTGGTCGCGGACTCGGCCGCCGGTCCGGGGATCTTGTCGGTCACCACCGGGATGGACTCGGTCCGCTCGGTGTCCTGCTCGGCGGGAACGGGCTCGGCGGGAACGACCGGGATGGTGTCGGTGCGTTCGGTGTCCGATTCCGCCCCGGTGTCCGATTCCGCTTCCGGGACGGAGCCAGCCTCGTCGGGGCGGTCGTCCGACACGGCCTCCGTGGCTTCGGTGTGACCGAGCTGCTCCGGGGCCCGCATCCTGGGCTTGGTGTCCCGTTCGGAAAGGTCGTCCTCATCCTCCGGCTCACCGTCGTCCCGGTGCGAATCGGAGCGGGCGTCCCGGTCGCCTTCCGCGGCACCGGATGCCGCGCTCTCGCTCAGATCACCGGAAAGAAACCGGATACGTTCGGTCGGCTCGTCCGCTCGCGGTTCCCGATCACCCTCGGTGCGTTCGGGGCGTTCGTGGTCTTCCGGCACCGCGTCCTCTTCTCCTCGGTCGTGCGGTGGGGTCGGCGACGAACAGCAGCCAGCCGACCACCATCACCGGTACAGCCCGGCTGCGGGGCATTCCACTGCTTCCGACCTGATCCTACGTGCGGTCAACCGCACGACGGCCGCATCGAACCGGGCGCACCTCGATCAAAGATACAGTCCGGTCCCCTGTTCGGTCTGCTCGGAAGCCACGGCGTGCAGGTCTCGCTCGCGAAGCACCAGGTAGATCTCACCCTGGACCTCGACCTCGTACTGCTCCTCGGGGTTGAACAGCACCTGGTCCCCGGCCTGGACACTCCGCACGTGACTGCCCACGCCGTAGACCTCTCCCCAGAGCAACCTCTTGGCCACCTGGGCGGTCGCCGGGATGACGATGCCGCCGCTACTGCGACGTTCACCGGATTCTTCGGAGACCCGCACCATGACCCGGTCATGCAACATCTGGATCTCAAGCTTGGCATCGGTCACCCGAAAAGTTTACGCGCCACGTCGAACCGACCGAGGGCGCAGGGCTCCATCGAAACCCCGCGCGCCGAAAACACCGGTCACCTCCTCGTGCGAAATCCCGACGCGACGCGACGCACTCCTCCGCAGGGTACGGGAGGTCACTGCGCGTCGAGACCGCCCATGACCAGCGGAAGCCTGTCCGGGCCGTCCGGGGCCACCCGCACCGGTACGCCCCAGTCCTGCCTGGTCAACCGACAAGCCGGGTGCTCGACGCCGCTGTCGTCGTCGCAGCTGGCCGCCTGCGCCACCACGTGCAGGACCCCGTGCTCGAAACCGTCGCCCAGCACCAGCCTCCTGCTCAGCCCGGTCCCGGAACCGGCCCCGGAGACCAGCATCCCCTCCGGCGAGGAGCTCACCTCCAGCCGAGTCGACGGGCCGTACCGCTCGTCCAGCTTCTGCCCCGGGGGAGGGTCGAACACCACGACGAGTTCCACCTCGCCCGGTCCGATCTCGGTGGCCGGGCGCGCCACCCGCTGCGAGGCCCCTTCGACCAGCCGCGCGGTGACCCCGGGAGGCACCGGACGTTCCAGGCGGTGCGCGGCACCGGCCACCACCACCAGCTCGCCTTCCGAGGTGATCGCTCCGGAGGGCTCGGCGACCTCCGTCGCCAGGGTGGAAACCGCGTCGCTTTCCGGCTCGTAGCGGCGGATCGCTCCGTTGTAGGTGTCGCAGACCGCCACGGTTCCGTCGGGCAGCACCGCGACCCCGAGCGGGTGCTGCAGCAGGGCTTCGGCAGCGGCCCCGTCCGCGTGGCCGAAGTCGAACAGTCCCTTGCCGACGGCGGTACGCACCTCGAAGCCGTCCGAGGTCGGCCGCACCCACCGCAGCGCGGAGGTCTCGGCGTCGACGAGCCAGAGCCTGTCGTCCCCCTCCGACTCGGGGTCCCCCTCGTCGACGGCGAGCCCGGAGGTCTGGGCGAAGAAGGCCTCGTCGAGGGCACCGTCGCGCAGCCCTTCCACCGTGGTCCCGCCGAAGCGGGAGACGGATCCTTCGACCGGGTCGAACAGCCCCAGGGTGTGATTGCCCGCCATGGCGATCACCACGCCCCCGGCACGCCCCCACCAGGCCACGTCCCACGGACTGGTCAACGCGGTGCCCAGCGCGGGACCGGTGTGCTCTTCGTCACGCCACTGCCTGCCCGTCCCCGCCACGGTGCTGACCGCGCCGTCGGCCAGCCGGACACCGCGCAGCAGGTGGTTCACCGTGTCGGCGACGACCGCGTCGTAGCCCACCCTGGCCGCGACGTGTTCCGGAAGCAGCGTCATTCCACCGGGCTCGCGGAAGGAGGCCGTGTCCGGGTCGCCGTCCGCGGCTCCGCGCGAGCCGTTTCCGATGCGGCGCAGCGGAGTCTCCCCGTCGGCGGCGAACTCGACCAGCGAGTGGCGGGCCGAGTCGGCGACCAGCATCGTGCCGCCTTCCAGGCCGAGCACCTTGCTCGGATAGCGCAGCGTGGTGTCCGGTTTCTCCTCCACGATGCGGGGGCCGCCGCCCCGGTGCAGGGTGCCGCGCGCATCGTGCTCGGCGACCAGGTCCGCGACGAACCTGCGCAGCGCCTCGGCGTGTCCTTCCCCGGCGGCCTCGTGCACCACGTACCCCTCGGGATCGACCAGCACCAGCGTCGGCCACGCCTTCACCGCGTAGTCGCGCCACGTGGCGAGCTCGGGGTCGTCGAGCACCGGGTGATCGACTTCGTAGCGTTCGACGGCGGCGGCCAGCGCGTCGGCGTCGGCCTCGTGCTCGAACTTGGGCGAGTGCACCCCGATGGTGACCAGTTCCTCGGAGAACTCGCGTTCCAGCGGGCGCAGCTCGTCGAGCACGTGCAGGCAGTTGATGCAGCAGAACGCCCAGAAGTCCAGCAGCACGATCTTTCCGCGCAGGTCGGCCAGCCGCAGCTGCTCGCCTCCGGTGTTCAGCCATGCCCGCCCGGTCGGTTCGGGAGCGCGGACGCGGGCGCGTCGGGGGGTGTGCTGCTCGGTGCTCATACGCACAGTCAACAACAACGGGTAGCGGGGGTGTTCCCGGCGGGGCGCTCAGGTGTCGGACGGCTCACCCGGCTCGGCAGCGGCCGGGCACCCGTCAGGCGGTGCGCACCCGGCCGGTCCGGTTCCGCAGCAACGCTACGCCCGCGGCGGGCCCGGAGGTTCCGCACCCGCACCGCCCCGCCACCCCGCTCAGGGGAGGCGGAACCTTTCGAGATCGGCGTGCCGGACCTCCAACCCCAGCCCCGGCCTGGACCTGTTCGGCCGCAGCAGCCCTCCGGACTCGGGGGTGAGCACACCGTCGAAGGCGATCCGCTCGATGCGCACGTGATCGTGGAAGTACTCGAGGTGCCGCAGGTGCCACACCGCCGTCCCCACCTGGGCGCTGACCTGCGGGGCGCAGTGCAGTGAGAGCTCCATGCTCCGCGCGTCGCACAGCGCGGCCACCCGCAGCAGTCCGGACACGCCCAGGCACCGGGTGACGTCGGCCTGCAGGCAGTCGACGGCCTCGGCGGCGAGCATCCGGTGGAAGTAGGGCAGGTGGTAGCCGTACTCGCCCGCCGCGATGTCCATCCCCACCGGAGCCCGGTCCCGGAGCAGGTGCAGTCCTTCCAGGTCGTCCGAAGTGACCGGTTCCTCCAACCAGCTCACCCCGAATTCGGCGAACTCCGCCGCCCGTCCGGCCGCCTCCTTGCGGCTGTAGGCCCCGTTGGCGTCCACGAACAGCTGCGGCTCGTCGCCGATGGCCGAGCGGGCCACCCCCAGTCTGCGCGGATCGTCGCGTGGGTCGCGGCCGACCTTCATCTTGACCCCGGGGATTCCCTCCCGCACCCACCCGACGAGCTGCGCGGCGAGGGTCTCGTCGTCGTAGGAGGTGAAGCCGCCGCTCCCGTAGATCGGCGTGGCCGCGTGCACCGCGCCGAGGGCCACCGTCAGCGGCAGGTCGAGCAGTCGCGCGTGCAGGTCCCACAACGCGATGTCCGCGGCCGAGATCGCCTCCGCCACCACGCCCGGTTTGCCGAGATTGCGCACGGCCCGCTGCATCGCCTGCCACGACGCGGGCGGGGTCAGGGCGTCCCCGCCCCGGACCACTTCGGAGAGTTCGCCGCGCACCACCGTGACCGCCGCGGGGCCCGCGTAGGTGTAGCCGATGCCGGAACGGCCACCCGCGCGGGCCCGCACCAGCACCAGTGTCGTCGAGTCCCAGCTGAGCGTGCCGTCGGACTCGGGCAGGTCCGTGGGGATCTCGTAGGCCGCCGCGTCGAGTCCCTCGATCGGGATCGTGTTCGCCGCCGAGCTATTCACGACCACGGGGTACCACCACAGCCGCGCGCACATGCCACTCGGGTTTCACAGCTGTTCACGGGGGGTAGTAACGGGACCGCGTCCGTCAGCCACGTCCGAGGGGAACGGAACTCATGCCACAAACGGCCGACTTCATACTGGACCGACTCCGCCAGTGGGGTATCCACCGGGTATTCGGTTACCCGGGGGACGGGATCAACTCCCTGCTGGGGGCGCTGGACCGCGCAGACGGCGACCCGGAGCTGATTCAGCCCAGGCACGAGGAGATGGGCGCCTTCATGGCCACGGCACACGCCAAGTTCACCGGTGAGCTCGGCTGCTGCATGGCCACTTCGGGCGGTGGAGCGATCCACCTGCTCAACGGTCTCTACGACGCCAAGCTCGACCACCAGCCCGTGGTCGCCATCATCGGCCAGCAGAAACGAATCGCGCTCGGCAGCGCCTACCAGCAGGAGATCGACCCGAACACGCTGTACAAGGACGTCTCGGAGTACGTGCAGACCTGCATGCACCCGGCGCAGGCTCGTCAACTGATCGACAGGGCCTGCAAGGTCGCGCTGAGCAACAGGACGGTCGCCACGGTCATCGTTCCCGAGGACGTGGCGATGGAGGAGCAGCAGACCTCGCCGCCGCGCGTGCACGGCGGCGTCTACACCACGGCCGGTTACGCCGCTTCGCGGACGATCCCGGCCGCGGAGGAACTGCGCAAGGCCGCCGACGCGCTCAACGAGGGACAGCGGGTGGCCATGCTCGTCGGCCAGGGTGCCGCCGAGGCCGTCGACGAGGTCGTCGAGGTGGCCGAGAAGCTGAGGGCGGGCGTGGCCAAGACCTCGCTGGGCCGGGAGGTGTTGCCGGACGACCTGCCCTACGTCACCGGGCCGATCGGCCTGCTCGGCTCCACCGCCAGCCACGAGATGATGATGAACGCCGACACGCTGCTGTTCGTCGGCACCAGCTTCCCCTACGCGGAGTGGCTGCCCCCGGAGGGGCAGTGCAAGGGCGTGGAGATCGACATCGACGGGCGGATGATGGGGGTCCGCTATCCGATGGACGCCCAGCTCATCGGGGACTCGCGGGAAACGCTGCGTGAGCTCTCCCCGCTGCTCGAGCGCAAGCAGGACCGCTCGTGGCGGGAGAAGATCGAGGCCGAGGTGGACGAGTGGTGGCGGGTGCTCGACGACCGCGCGCACGACGAGGCCGATCCGCTCAACCCCGAGCTGGTGGTCCACGAGCTGTCCAAGCGGCTCCCGGACGACTGCGTGCTCACCACCGACGCCGGTTCGGTCGCCAACTGGTGGTCGCGGCACCTCAAGATGCGCAGGGGGATGTCGGCCTCCCTGGCCGGCAACCTCGCCACGATGGGGCCGGGCACGCCCTACGCGATCGGCGCCAAGTTCGCCTACCCCGACCGCCCGTGCATAGCGCTGGTCGGTGACGGCGCGTTCCAGATGAACGGCATGCTGGAGCTGATCACCATCAAGCGTTACCTGGATCGGCTCAACCGTTCCCCGTTGATCTTCTGCGTGTTCAACAACGGCGACCTCAACCAGGTCACCTGGGAGCAGCGGGCCATGGGCGGCGAGCGGAAGTTCCCCGGCTCGCAGGACATCCCCGACGTGCCCTACGCCGAGTGGGCGAAGCTGCTCGGGTTCACCGGGATCCGCTGCGACAACCCGGACGAGATCGGCTCGGCCTGGGACCGGGCGCTGCGGGCCGAGGGGCCGGTCGTGCTGGAGGTCGTGGTCGACAGCGAGGTTCCCCCGGTGCCGCCGCACATCAAGGGGATGCAGGCCCAGAAGGTGGCCCAGGCGCTGCGGGACGGGGACCCCCAGGCCTGGGGGATCGTCTCCAAGGGCGCCAAGCAGAAGATGCACGAGTTCACCGAGTCGGTCAAAAGCTCGGTGCGGAGCAGGGAAAGCTGATGGCGGACGGCGGTACCACCGTTTCGGCCCACCCGGACACCCGCTCCTCGACCGGGACGGCCGGAAGCGGCACGGTCAACGTGAAGGGACTCGAAGCACAGCTGCGCAGGCACGTCCATGGGGAGGTGCGCTTCGACTCCGGAACGAGGGCGATGTATGCCAGCGACGCGTCGAACTACCGCCAGGTGCCGCTCGGAGTGGTGGTGCCCGCCACGGTCGAGGACGTGGTCGCCACGACCGTGGCCTGCCACCGCTACGGGGCACCACTGCTGTCCCGCGGCGGCGGGACGAGCCTGTCCGGTGAGACGGTCAACATCGCCGTGGTGGTCGACTTCTCCAAGTACCTGACCACCACAGGGGAGGTCGACGCCGCGCGGAGGACGGTCACGGCACGGCCGGGGGCGATCAACGAAGAGCTCAACAAGAGCACCGGAGCGTACGGACTCGTCTTCGGCCCGGACCCCTCCTCGCACTCCAGGTGCACCATAGGCGGCAACATCGGGAACAACTCCTGCGGCATCCACTCGGTGCAGGCCCACTTCTACGGCCCCGGCCCCCGCACCTCCGACAACGTGCGGGAGCTGGAGGTGCTCACCTACGACGGCGAGCGGTTCCGAGTGGGCACCGACGAGGAGCAGGTCCTCGACGAGATCATCGCGGCGGGCGGACGCAAGGGCGAGATCTACGCCGCGCTGCGCGACCTCAGGGACCGCTACGCCGCGGACATCAGAGCCGGTTTCCCCTCGGTGGACGAACTGCCGCGGCGGGTTTCGGGGTACAACCTCGACGAACTGCTCCCGGAGAAGGGGTTCAACGTCGCCCGTGCCCTGGTCGGCACCGAGGGGACCTGCGCCACGGTCCTGGACGCCACGCTGCTGCTCACCCCGGCGATGACCCACCGCACCACCGTGATCGTGGAGTACCCGGACATCGTCGACGCGGCCGCGGACGTCACCCGCATCAGGCGGTGGGGACCGATAGGGCTGGAGGGCATCGACTCCCGCCTGGTCCGCGACCAGCAGCAGGAACGGATCAACCTGGAGGGGCTGCACGAACTCCCCCGCCTGGGTGGCAACCACGCGTGGTTGATGGTGCAGTTCGGCTCCGACACCGAGGGGCACTCCCAGCAGCGCGCCGAGCGGTTCGTCGAATGGCTGCGCACCGAACTCGGCTACGAGTCCGACCGGATCGTGATCTCCAGGAGCGTGCAGGAGGGCGGCAACAGCCAGCTGCTGTGGAGCATCAGGGAGAGCGGGCTGGGTTCCACGGCCTTCCCGCCGGGGGAGAAGGACCACTGGCCCGGTTGGGAGGACTCGGCGGTACCGCCCGAACACCTCGGCGACTACATAGGTGATCTCCGGGAGCTCTACACCGAGTACGGGCTGCACGGGGCGATGTACGGCCACTTCGGCGAGGGCTGCATTCACTCCCGCATCGACTTCGACCTGGTCAGCACCGAAGGGCTGAGCGACTACCGGGCCTTCATGGAGCGGGCGGCCGACCTGGTCACCTCCTACGGGGGGACGCTGTCCGGCGAGCACGGCGACGGGCAGCAACGCGGGGAACTGCTGGAAAAGCAGTACGGCCCCCGGCTCGTGGAGGCGATGCGCGAGTTCAAGCGGATCTGGGACCCGGACTGGAAGATGAACCCGGGCAAGGTGGTCGACGCCTACCGGCTGGACGAGAACCTGCGGCTGGGCGAGGACTACAACCCGGCGCGGCCGGAGGTCGAACTCGCCTACCCGCAGGACGGCGGGGACTTCGCGCACGCCGCGCTGCGCTGCGTGGGCGTGGGCACCTGCCGCACCCCTTCGGCCGAGCACACCATGTGCCCCAGCTACCAGGTGACCCGCGAGGAGAAGCACACCACCAGGGGTCGCGCGCGGCTGCTGTTCGAGATGCTGCGGGGCGAGGTCATCACCGACGGTTGGCAGTCCAGGGAGGTCTCCGAGGCGCTGGACCTGTGCCTGGCCTGCAAGGGCTGCACCAGCGACTGCCCGGCGGGTGTGGACATGCCCTCCTACAAGGCGGAGTTCCGTCACCACCACTACAGGTCGCTGCGCCGCTGGAGACCCCGCCACGCCTACGCCTTCGGGTTCATCGACCAGGTCGCCCGGCTCGCCGCGCTGATTCCGGGGGTGGTCAACACCGTCGCCCGGACCCCGGTGCTGCGCTCCGCTGCCAAGTGGCTCGGCGGGATCGACCAGCGCCGTGAACTGCCCGGCTTCGCCCCCGTCACCCTGCGGCGCTGGTTCGCCGACCGGGGCGGGACGGCCAATCCGCACGGCCGCCGGGTGCTGTTGTTCCCCGACACCTTCAACAACCACCTGCACACCGACGTCGGGGTGGCCTGCGTCGAAGCGCTGGAGAACGCGGGGTGGCAGGTGGTCATGCCCGAGCGGCACGTCTGCTGCGGAAGACCGCTGTACGACTACGGCTTCCTCGACGTGGCCCGGAGCTACCTGCGCAACGTGCTGGACACGCTGCGCGCGGACATCCGGGCGGGCACCCCCGTGGTCGGTATGGAGCCGAGCTGTCTGGCCGTGTTCCGGGACGAGCTGGGCAAGATGCTGCCGCACGACGAGGACGCGGGCAGACTGGCGGCCAACTCCTACCACTTCGCCGAGTTCTGCCAGCGGTTCGAGCTGCCCGTGCCCGCGCTGTCCAGCCGGGCACTGCTGTGGGGGCACTGCCACCACCGGGCCACGGGTGGGCTCGATCCCGACCAGCGGATGCTGGAGCGGATGGGCGTCGAGGTGGACCCGGTCAGCGGCGGCTGCTGCGGGGTCGCCGGGGCCTGGGGCTACGAGCGGGGCAAGTTCGGGCTCTCGGTGGACTGCGGCGAGCAGGCCTTGCTGCCCGCGGTGCGGGCAGCCGACGAGGACACGCTCGTCGTCGCCGACGGGTTCTCCTGCCGCAGCCAGATCGGGCAGGTCGGCCGGAGGCGGGCGGTGCACAGCGGCCAGGTGCTGCGGCTGGCGCAGAACGATTCCGTCGAAGAGCACCCGCCCGGAAGTCCACCGGAAAAGCCCCCCGCGGGCGCGGGCAGGAGGGCACTCAGAACAACGGCACTGCTCAGCGGGATCGGCGCG
This genomic stretch from Actinopolyspora halophila DSM 43834 harbors:
- a CDS encoding FAD-binding and (Fe-S)-binding domain-containing protein, which produces MADGGTTVSAHPDTRSSTGTAGSGTVNVKGLEAQLRRHVHGEVRFDSGTRAMYASDASNYRQVPLGVVVPATVEDVVATTVACHRYGAPLLSRGGGTSLSGETVNIAVVVDFSKYLTTTGEVDAARRTVTARPGAINEELNKSTGAYGLVFGPDPSSHSRCTIGGNIGNNSCGIHSVQAHFYGPGPRTSDNVRELEVLTYDGERFRVGTDEEQVLDEIIAAGGRKGEIYAALRDLRDRYAADIRAGFPSVDELPRRVSGYNLDELLPEKGFNVARALVGTEGTCATVLDATLLLTPAMTHRTTVIVEYPDIVDAAADVTRIRRWGPIGLEGIDSRLVRDQQQERINLEGLHELPRLGGNHAWLMVQFGSDTEGHSQQRAERFVEWLRTELGYESDRIVISRSVQEGGNSQLLWSIRESGLGSTAFPPGEKDHWPGWEDSAVPPEHLGDYIGDLRELYTEYGLHGAMYGHFGEGCIHSRIDFDLVSTEGLSDYRAFMERAADLVTSYGGTLSGEHGDGQQRGELLEKQYGPRLVEAMREFKRIWDPDWKMNPGKVVDAYRLDENLRLGEDYNPARPEVELAYPQDGGDFAHAALRCVGVGTCRTPSAEHTMCPSYQVTREEKHTTRGRARLLFEMLRGEVITDGWQSREVSEALDLCLACKGCTSDCPAGVDMPSYKAEFRHHHYRSLRRWRPRHAYAFGFIDQVARLAALIPGVVNTVARTPVLRSAAKWLGGIDQRRELPGFAPVTLRRWFADRGGTANPHGRRVLLFPDTFNNHLHTDVGVACVEALENAGWQVVMPERHVCCGRPLYDYGFLDVARSYLRNVLDTLRADIRAGTPVVGMEPSCLAVFRDELGKMLPHDEDAGRLAANSYHFAEFCQRFELPVPALSSRALLWGHCHHRATGGLDPDQRMLERMGVEVDPVSGGCCGVAGAWGYERGKFGLSVDCGEQALLPAVRAADEDTLVVADGFSCRSQIGQVGRRRAVHSGQVLRLAQNDSVEEHPPGSPPEKPPAGAGRRALRTTALLSGIGALGAGVVGAGKRLARRPL